From the genome of Gemmobacter aquarius:
CGTCAGCGGCGTGGGCGCGGGCGACATAGTGGTCAGCTCTGCCACCTTCTTGATCGACGCCGAAAGCAACCTCAATGCGGCTTTGGCTGCCCTTGCAGCGCCCGGATCCACCCCGGAGGCCAACCCATGATCGCCCGCATTATCGAATGGTCGGCCCGCAACGTGCTGCTTGTGCTCTTTGCCACCGTCTTTACCGTGGCTGCGGGCCTTTGGTCCCTGCGCACACTGCCGATCGACGCCATCCCCGATCTGTCGGATGTGCAGGTGATCGTGCTGACCGAATATCCTGGGCAAGCGCCGCAGGTGGTCGAAGATCAGGTGACCTATCCCCTCACTTCGGCCATGCTGACCGTGCCACAGTCACGCGTGGTGCGCGGGTTCTCGTTCTTCGGCATCTCTTTCGTCTACATCATCTTCGAAGATGGCGTGGACCCCTACTGGGCCCGCTCGCGCGTGCTGGAATACCTCAACGCCGCCGCAGCACGTTTGCCGGATGGAGTGACGCCCGCGCTTGGGCCAGATGCGACGGGCGTGGGCTGGGTCTATCAATACGCGCTGAAGGGCGAGAACCTGAGCCTGGCCGAGCTGCGGTCCTTGCAAGATTGGGTAATGCGTTTTGCCATCAGCGGTGCCGACGGCGTGTCGGAAGTCGCCAGCGTCGGCGGGTTTGTGAAACAATACTCGATCACCGTCGATCCGGTGCGGATGCGGGCGCTTGGCATCACCCTGTCCGAGATCGGTGAGGCAGTTGCGGCCAGCAACATGGACACCGGCGGGCGCACGGTCGAGCTGTCGGAATTCGAGTTCATGGTGCGCGGGCGCGGCTATCTGGACGGCATAGCCGATCTGGAAATGGTCCCGATCCGTGCTGAGGGGGGCGTGCCGGTTCTGCTGCGCGACGTAGCGCGGGTCGAGATCGTGCCCGATGAGCGTCGGGGCATCGCAGAGCTTGATGGCGAGGGAGAGGTCGCCAGCGGCATCGTGCTACAACGAGTGGGGGCCAATGCACTCGACGTGATCGATAACGCCAAGGTCGAGATCGAGACCATCGCGCGAAGCCTGCCCGAGGGGGTGGAGATCGTCACGGTCTATGACCGGTCCGACCTGATCCTGTCGGCCATCGAGACCCTGCGGACGACCCTGCTTGAAGAAAGTATCGTCGTAGCCCTGGTCACCTTCGTGTTCCTGCTACACGTTCGGTCATCGTTGGTGGCGATTATCATGCTGCCCGTGGGTCTTCTGATGGCCTTCACAGCCATGCGCGCGCTTGGAATCGGGGCCAACATCATGAGCCTTGGCGGTATCGCCATCGCCATCGGTGCCATGATCGACGCCGCCATCGTGATGATCGAGAACGCCCACAAGCATCTGGAGAGGTCAGAACCCGGCAAGCCACGGGTTGAGGTGCTGATTGAAGCCGCATCCGAGGTCGGCCCCGCTCTGTTCTTCAGCCTACTGATCATCACCGTCTCCTTCCTGCCGATCTTCGCGCTGGCAGGGCAAGAGGGCCGCCTGTTCGGCCCCTTGGCTGCAACCAAAACTTTCGCCATGGCGGCAGCAGCACTCTTGTCGGTGACGCTGGTGCCCGCGCTGATGGTGATCTTCGTGCGCGGGCGGATTGTGCCCGAACACAGGAACCCGGTGAACCGGGTCCTGATCGCACTCTATCGCCCCGTCATCCAATGGGTGCTGCGGGCGCGGGTGTTCACCATACTCTTGGCGCTGGTCGCACTGGTCGCCACGATCTGGCCCGCGCGCCAATTGGGGTCCGAGTTCATGCCTGCGCTGGACGAGGGCACGATGATGTACATGCCCACCACCCTGCCGGGCCTCTCGGTCACCAAGGCCGCGGAACTGATGCAGATGCAGGACCGCATCATCCGCAGCTTCCCGGAAGTCGAGACTGTCTTCGGCAAGGCGGGACGTGCGCTAACGGCAACCGACCCGGCCCCGACCGAAATGTTCGAGACGATCATTCAGCTGAAGCCGAAGGATGAGTGGCGCGAGGGCGTCACGATGGAAAGCCTCCGGTTGGAAATGGACGCCGCGCTGCAATTCCCCGGCGTCTCGAACGCCTGGACCCAGCCGATCCGGGCGCGCATTGA
Proteins encoded in this window:
- a CDS encoding efflux RND transporter permease subunit — translated: MIARIIEWSARNVLLVLFATVFTVAAGLWSLRTLPIDAIPDLSDVQVIVLTEYPGQAPQVVEDQVTYPLTSAMLTVPQSRVVRGFSFFGISFVYIIFEDGVDPYWARSRVLEYLNAAAARLPDGVTPALGPDATGVGWVYQYALKGENLSLAELRSLQDWVMRFAISGADGVSEVASVGGFVKQYSITVDPVRMRALGITLSEIGEAVAASNMDTGGRTVELSEFEFMVRGRGYLDGIADLEMVPIRAEGGVPVLLRDVARVEIVPDERRGIAELDGEGEVASGIVLQRVGANALDVIDNAKVEIETIARSLPEGVEIVTVYDRSDLILSAIETLRTTLLEESIVVALVTFVFLLHVRSSLVAIIMLPVGLLMAFTAMRALGIGANIMSLGGIAIAIGAMIDAAIVMIENAHKHLERSEPGKPRVEVLIEAASEVGPALFFSLLIITVSFLPIFALAGQEGRLFGPLAATKTFAMAAAALLSVTLVPALMVIFVRGRIVPEHRNPVNRVLIALYRPVIQWVLRARVFTILLALVALVATIWPARQLGSEFMPALDEGTMMYMPTTLPGLSVTKAAELMQMQDRIIRSFPEVETVFGKAGRALTATDPAPTEMFETIIQLKPKDEWREGVTMESLRLEMDAALQFPGVSNAWTQPIRARIDMLATGIRTPVGVKVFGTDLTEMEAVARQVEAVLRNVPGTTSAYAERVIGGYYLDIVPDRERLARYGLSIQDVQEVIAMALGAEAITQTVEGRERYNVALRYPAALRQDPDAIAQEVQVALPGGGTVPLGEVAAVERTRGATSIRTENGQLAVYIFVDIAGRDLGGYVAEAQAAVAGEVILPPGYSLGWSGQFEYLERAKARLAIVVPITLAVIFLLLFLNFRRLTETLIVMLSLPFALVGGVWLMWWMGFNTSVAVAVGFIALAGVAAETGVIMLIYLDHALAERRAEVARAGRPFTRADLDAAIMVGAVERVRPKMMTVVAIMAGLMPILWAHGTGSEVMSRIAVPMIGGMVSSTILTLVVIPAVYALIKGRGLAKAEDIAKGGAVVKPMGQSLA